The DNA region TTATTCTACTTCAGACCAAATGCAACGATTTCTAAATGTGTACTGCAATGAACTgcttttccagcatttttttttaatgaccaaTGAATGCATCTCAGGATGTGTACAAGACGGTGTCTGTGCACTTAAGGGGCACATTGCATATGCATTTacctgtgtgtatgtctttgtgtgcttcAGACAGCATGCCAACAGAGCCAACCCTGCCAGGTCCAGACGGGGTCAGCAGTAACTGTGCAATCTGTGGCGACAAAGCCACAGGGAAACACTATGGGGCCTCCAGCTGTGATGGCTGTAAGGGCTTCTTCAGACGGTCCATACGCAAGAGCCACGTCTACACCTGCAGGTACGGAAACCAGGAACAAATGGCATGAACACACATGTACGCGCTGACGGTCATGTCCAGACGTCTAAGCAGAAAACAACGCCAACATAGATTACAATCCAGGCATATAGCATGGTACAGTACATTATGTTAGGTTTCAGTGCATTGCGTCATCGTTTGTTTTGCTCTGTAGAGGTGCTACAGTATCTGACTGCAATTTTGTCACACGCAGGTTCAGCCGGCAGTGCGTTGTGGATAAGGATAAGAGGAACCAGTGTCGTTTCTGCAGACTCAACAAATGCTTCAGAGCTGGCATGAAAAAAGAGGGTATGGAAATGTGGTTTCTGCACGctgaacaagaaaaataaaataaagaacaacaaataaacgaacaaggaaacagggaggaggacatttttacacatcatAAACGATATTGAATAATGCATTTTCCTCAATACTGAGCCTCTTTACATGGAGAGATGGTGAAAAATGAAGAGTCCACTATTTGTGGTCtatttaatcatatttttttttcctatagaTTGTAAGATTTAAAACTGGTGTACACAGTCCTCACTGAATCTAAAAGCTGCTTTAAGATGGCTGAAATTGTCTAAGCCATAAACTGTGTGCATTTATGAGGGGTATAACCTTGGCACAGTTTTATGACACCCAATCATGTGTTATTCAAACACGTTGTTCTGGATTGCAACTGGTTAACGTTTGACAACTCCTGCTGATGCCAGCCTGTATGGTTATTTTCCTTAATATTAACTGCCCCATAGAGTCTGTCACTGTTTGCAATCACAATCCAATTCTCAATACCAAGACCTTCAATTTAAGgaaaaaacaatccaaaataGAGATTTGACTATTACATGGAGAATACTGCTTTCCAGAAATCATTACACACAGGTATAAACACTAACTgtagctgtgttttattttagctgtgCAAAATGAGAGAGATCGGATCAGCTCCAGAAGAAGCATGCCCGACTCCCAAGACCTACCAACCATAACTATACTGGCCCAAGCAGAATCTCTGTCCCAGCAGGTGAATTTCCAGTTATATGTGAGCAGATGTCGACTTAATCAGCCAGCACATCATGTAAGTTTGACTGAACTGCTGTCACAAAAAGTGACAGAGGAAACATTTGGTTTCTCCAGATCACGGCTCCGGTTGTAGTGGACGACATATCAGAGCAGAAATCGGCCACTGTAGGGGATGTGTGCGATTCCATGAGACAGCAGTTATTAGTGCTGGTGGAATGGGCCAAATATATTCCTACATTTGGAGAACTGCCACTGGATGACCAGGTAAGAGCTCAGTGATGCATGATGGGTAATCTGGGATTCTGCTATTGCTTGCATTTCAACATTGATAGATACTTCTCAAAGtgcagcacttaaaaaaaaaaaaagtaaaataaataaaatatgtaataatataataaattaaatgaaatcacatttttcGCTTTTTCCACCCTTATGATGTGTGTTAGGGCAAAAGGGAGGCATTGTTGCATTGTTTGTGCTCTTCATTTAACAGcggctgtgtgtctttgtctccagGTGAGCTTGCTCAGAGCACATGCAGGTGAACACCTCTTGCTCGGGGTTGCCAAAAGGTCAATGCCATTCAAGGACTCCCTGCTTTTAGGTACAAATGCGCCACTCGAATGACATATTTATACATTGGGACAATCAGCACTTAAGTGTGGAGTCTGATCAAATGTTGTGTCAGTCGAGAATGATTAACtaaagctttttctttcttaatttaTGACTTCAAAAATACCTCTGGTAAACAGTGTTATTCATTACTGGAGCATTTTCCAACATCATACTGCGAGCAGATCTATCAACTTTGTTTATTcaagacacatgcacacacattctggATTGCTGTACCTTGGGGGACCATCTCACACCCCTTTACCACAACCTTGACTGAAACCCTTATAAAGGCTTAACAAAAGTCTACAAGATTAAACTTATCTTTCTCTCAAGGCTGAACTTATTCCCCTGATCCTTCCTCACAAGCATTCCACCttaaacacacccacatacctttctctccctttcaaCACAGCTACTGACCGATACTCTCTTTGCCTGCAGGTAATGGCTGTGTGATACACAGGAACAGTTCGGAACCAGAGATATGTAGAGTAGCCAACCGAGTGCTGGACGAGCTGGTCCAGCCCTTTCACAATATTCAAATAGATGACAATGAGTATGCAGCCCTCAAAGCCATTGTCTTCTTTGACCCAGGTAATTTGAAACACAACCTACTACACAACACTGGTGGATCATTTCGTAGGTGCAGTTAATAACAGAATCTAGTAACTGTTTTACTCCTCCTGAGGATGAGTGATTACTCTGCCTCCGTTCAGAATCATCTTTGTTGTCATTCAAAttgtctatctatctgtttaTCTATTTGCTGAAAACAGCTTGCAAGATTGAGAAAGGTTTTTGGAAacgtatatatacacatatagtAAAgagttcatttgaatgagaaggtgtgtccaaaaatgtttggcctgtactgtatgagCCATAATAAACCCATAAATGCtcaaaatttatatatattatatattacacACATATCTTTTTATTGGAAGggggtgtgtgtcagtgcacaTTAAGGCATAAATGCATTGAAAAAGATATTTTAGATTAAAATATTGTCAacacaatattttaataatatctcatttttaaatatctgttGCCTTCTCTTCCCAGATCCCTCTTTTCCCTGTAAATCCCATCCAAGTTATACCACAATCCCTGTATGACTTTTTTACATGTCTTTTCTCTTCCGTCCACTGAATCCCGTCATTTTACCTTGATACACCAGTTTGACCACAATCATTCCATCAGTTTCACTCATACTTTCAGTTCCATCCCTGATCTTTCTGGGGTTTGTTTTCCTCTCGCCCTCCTGTCcttcctccacccctccctcccatagtcccccccacccccgacaTCACCACCACACTTAACTTCCATTTTTCGCTTCCCAATCTGCAGATGCAAAGTCTTTGCGGGACCCTTCGAAGATCAAGGCCATGCGCCTGCAGGTAGGCCAAACAGTTGAGCTGAAGCTCTTTGCTAGCATCTGTTCTCATCATTTCCAACAAACAGTGAGCCAAGAAGACCATCCAAGTCCTACAAGGGATGGCcattatatttcatattatattatataacatTATTATTGTATAATTCACGCTGTTATTACAAATCAGCCATCTTACACAGACAAAGGAAGTTTGCTTACCCTTGGCATTGTGGTTGCGTATGTGTCTGCAGGTTCAGATGAGTCTTGAAGATTACATAAATGACCGTCAGTATGACTCCAGGGGTCGTTTTGGAGAGCTGCTACTCCTCTTGCCCACCTTGCAGAGTATCACTTGGCAGATGATTGAGCACCTCCAATTTATTAAGTTCTGCGGCCTGGCCAAGATAGACAATCTCCTGCATGAGATGCTACTGGGAGGTGAGACTGGGCCCGTGTCCCGTATGCTTCTAAAactgtggagagaaaaatgttGTGACCTTCAGCAAGACCACCAAATGTGCCAGCGGAGGTCCTTAGTGGTATTTATGTGAAAACATGTATGAAGCAACAAACTGTTCATATCCTCAGCAAAGTCTCCCTGGCTGAGATTGCCATGGCATAACTTCCAATCATCCATATTTATATTGgacatctgcagcagcacaacagacaCTGAGGGTGACATCTGCTAACTGACTAACTGTACAAAAGACTGAAGCTCATGCTGGTTTGTAGCAAAAAAACTTCACAAGCAGGACAATGACAGACGTGATATTATTGTTAAGATATTATGTTCTGATACTAAACAGCTACAGTAGCTAATCTAtccaaagaaatacaaaaatgaagAGAATGGATGGTTCTCTTCATCAAAGAGACATGCAATAGCCGGTCATGTGAGTGACAGTGATGCCCACACTAGTCTTCATGTCAGCCATTTCAAATGCAACACAATTGCTATTTAAACCACGCAGACAtgtcaaaacacatttaaaggaAGTCACTGAAATAGAATCAGTATAAATTTAGCTTGACTGCTCAAGTAATTCGACCCGTTGTTGAAAGAGCTGCTGTGTTATGTGTTCAGGCCTTACATCAGAGCCCACGCATCTGCATCACCCAGCACACACCCAGCTGGCCCAGGACCCCGTTACTGGACACACACTGGTCATCGGCATGCCTGTCACGCCACACATAGGTAAGAACCGCATCGGAGATAACTGTGAGGCACAAACGCCATCCACCCATACAGGCCCAAAATAtctgacacacaaagaacaTCAGTGCAAAGATGCAATGTCAGAAAAGTGTGCGACCAGTGcatttctattctattctattattCAATTTTACGCCAACTACTGGCCTCACAATATTGATGGGAACAGCATCTATAAAGGATTAGCCAGAGCTGTCCCATTTCCTGTGGGCCACTGTAAAGGCATTTTACTGACTATAAATATAGAcagaaattcttttttttttttttttttttttttttcaaacaaaaatatttttattgggAAGAGGTAAAATTTTATGTcttcctttctctgcctccctttctgcagcttctccagACACTCCCATCCCATCGCCCCCACAGGGTCCTGGCACAGAGATGTATAAACACTATCCACAGCCTCTTTGTCCCCCAGCTAGCCCCTCGTCTTCCTCACAGACGGACCTCTGACTTCTGCCTCTACTCTGTCAAAGAAGCTGACATGGGATCAACCTTCTTGCCCTCTATTTATCTTCTCGGTGATTTATAAAACTTGTGAAAGCAATCTCTGTTCCATGTCTGAGGTGAGACTTTACATCAGGTCTTCTCGCTGTGACTTGTGATGCATCAATAACAAAAGTTTGATTAAAGCTGCCATGTGCAGCACTTTCACACctcagtttgtcagttttaaagaaaaataatctaatGGAACACTACAGAAGGGGTTAAATAAACAATACATGCCCCCATATTTTACCTTTAAGTGCTTTCTTGGTTTTTACCTCAGTATTTCCTCATCCAGttttaaaacaatacaatattgaccattcaaatgaatatgatGGGAATTGCAATTAAAACAAGATAAAAGCGTTACCAAATCAGATCTTTGACTTGTTTGCATTGGAAGTTTTATGGACTAGAGTCTTGTATAAATGGGCACAAATGTTAAGATCAAATGATGAGTTTTGATAATGTGTAAATGTACAAATTTCCATCTAATCATAATTACCACAGCAAACAGCAACgcaaaaaacagataaataagtaaaaaaagtcaaaaacaccTGGCCATCAATTTacaattaaatattcatgatttTTCTACAGAAAGACTTGGTATGTTTTGTACAGAAgttataaacatttttttttttttttttttacaaattttaagGGAAAAATATAAACTCAACTGTTTGTATTTAATATTGAACCTTTAATATATATgtgaacatttatattttttaatacacaTATTCAACAGCTAAAACACAATAGAAAAGGTAGTTTCTGGGCAAGGTCAATATTAAAGTAATAGAAATTTCATTTAGAAATAACCTGTAAAGATTTCATGTCAAATGCAAAAAAGGGATGTGGATAAATTATGATATTTTCATAACTTGCTGTATATAGTGAAATGATGATTGCAGATATTTAGATAATCTGTCAACTGTCTTGCTGTATCCAATTTGTTGaattatttgtacatttttgggggttaatgttaataatgtgtacatttcttcatttatgaactcattaaatttaaattttgagCTCTGGAGTACAGTATTTAAGATGAATTGCTCAATAGATTTGCAGTATTGTATAGTCCAGCAGCACCCTCTCATTGTCGACAGGGAACACAGCACCAAGAGTGAATGGACAACTTGTAGTAAATGTTGTATATGTGCTAGtattcattcgttcattttcCTACTTTTATAAAATAGggaaaagtaaacaaaacaagaaatggaaaaaaaaaaaaaaaaaaaaaaagagatccaTTTCCAGTTTGCCTGTTACTGTAGGTCCACAACAATATGATTTCAGTAGTATTTCCTAAAAGAAACAAGTATAAAATAGGAATTTTTTATAGTTGATTCTGAAAGGAATCAACAGCAGGCAGATGACAGTAAATTgacagaaatgtatttcaataCGGTTTCCCCACATGCAACAATTCTGAGCGTGGTTTCTCCATTACGTTCCTCATGGAATCCATCATGCTCCCCAACAATTCCATTGGTCAGGGGTGTTCAGTTTGCATCCAACGCTTTATTGGCAAGCTATTGAGAAGGCACAGCCGGATGATGCTGCTCATCTAAAAATCTAACTACTTCCATCTGCGAAAACCGACCCGAAGACAAGCCCTGAAGCCAAACGAGAGTGTAGAGCTCTGATTTAAGATCAGAATTGGTTGTGATCGGGCCAAATTTTAAGCTTGTGatttgtttatgtgtaaatatgtgagggagtgagtgtttgtgtgcaacatATGAGACCAGAGGACATAGCTGAGAGCTCTTATTCagagaaaacatcaaattatGTACGTCGAAGTAAATGATGCTCTCGACAACCAACATGGCCAAATCTTCCTATTAACTCTATAATGGACAATCTACCTGGCTGAGGTCAAAACATTTCCTAGAATGGCAGGATGTGTGCTCACATAtatgaaatttattttgaatctaCACAGCTGCGTGCGTGTTTTTGGAAGAgagtgcatgtgtctgtgttccCAGGGAGTTTTAATCAAAGGTCTATAGTGAAGAGATGTGGGGGCCCTCGCTACTTCTTTTTCCTCAGATAAAACTGTGTGTTAGCATGCCAGTCACATATCTCATCTGAGACGCACCACTCTCCTCCCCACACTGACACCATGCTATTACAGGCCAGTATGATGCTCGCTCCACCTgaggaggacagtgaggaagagaaagagagggaagaagagtGAGAAGAAGATTGAGATGGAAAGGATGGACAGgaatatgatttttattttgttttttgtttttttactttgacttgttttttttctaaggAGGAGATAGTTTTGCTTCTTAACTTGGCTGTAATTTCTGAATTTCATCTTAATTTCTTGCTGTGGCCAGGTGGTGTCAATTATTcgcattttctgtcttttttttttcttttttctaataGTGATTCTGGTGGAAACAAATTCAAAGTAACAAAAATCCAACTTTCGACTTTCCAACTTTccttttgaaaaggaaaatatgctCGATTCATCTCCTGCATGAAAATACACCGTCTCTCCGTATAAATCTTGATCTCCTGGGGTCTTAGGCCCTGATTACCTTCTGTTTTCTACAGGATTTCTATATGTTTAATGCATTACTATTGGAATTACTCAAAAAGTTGCAAAATTTGGAAACCAGGAAGGTGTTTCCTCTTTTGCAGTCATCTGTCTATCAAATAAGTGATCTTTCTGTCCTCCCATCAAACCACCAGCTTCTTTCTCACATCGCCACTAGATGGCAGTACAAGTCTGTGATTCCACAACAGACCGACTGCCCTTTATTCATGTTCTTTGCCCTTCCTCTGTTATTCTAGGTTGCTCTTTGCATTTATAGTTTACACCCATTGAACATTATATTAGGATGATGAGCTACTAGGGTGGTTCTAATAAggctgtttttgtatttcttcaAATGCAGCAAACAATTCAAACAGACTTAACAGATTGCAAAGCCACACGTTTTGGCCCTACATCACAAAGGTGAGCATCTGCACACTGAAATGAATGGCATGTGCCGACAATCCCAGATTAGAGCCAAAGATTGCACACTACCATTCCTCACTGGTGCATTTACCCATAATTCCCCTCTGTCTCCAACATATATGAGGATTCTTCCTTTAGGAGACAAGGTGAGTCTCTATGAATCTCTGCCTGCAACCGCGCAATGAATTTAAAACCTCTCCTGAGTGATTTTCTGTGTCTCcgattgtgtatgtgtgtggtttctGATTATACCACAGCATGGTAAAGGGAAAGGAACATACAGTGACAGCTTCATTTCCAAAGCTGAGTTCACATAAATGAGGGATTAAAGCGAGCAAGAGGGTTAGGGCTCACCTCGGCCCTCTATGACAGCCTCCCCTCCTTAAATAtcactcttttcctcttcctgtcagtCTCTTTCAGTCTCACCCctgtttctcttcctgtttcacattttcttcttttacctCCTTCCTTTACCATTTGGTTTGGGTTATCTGATTTGTCTTGTTTCTGCAACtacatacaaatatttttttaataacccAGCactgttgacacacacacacacgcctacaaacatacacacagacacgcacatacatgcacatccacatgcatacacactgaTTTACACAATTGTGGGGAGCTGGGGTGTGCCCTACATCATGATGATGGGGAGCAGGTTAGAGCAATGAAATTAGGGGTTAGGGCAaagtgagggtgtgtgtgtgtgtttgtgtgtgtgtgtgtgtgtgtgtgtgtgtattgcagtACCTGGGCTACATTAGGGAAATGAAAAGGGGGTGTACATCTGATGGCTTGTGAGATGCAGCCCTGTTAGAATAGAGGAATATAAAAAATAGAGGGGACAGAAGAGATGATAGTATGGATGATAAGATGAGTAGCAGAGTAATGAAAACTGCCCTGTGTACCCTGAGATTATATGGGGAACGAGActgaagggtggggggggggggggggggggggggggggagcgaGAGAatggagaaagatggagagtCATCTATGATGCACCATGGTAAGACTCAGCTGGAgcagacagaagagaagagaagagaaaagaaaagagaagacaagagaagagaagaaacgAGAGGTATTACAACTCAGAATGAAGCAACTCCACTCTGAATGATAAGTGTCTCACGCGCTGCGGGTTATGGAAagttcacacaaacaaatgactcCCATTTGCCAGAGGCGAGGGACACAACTGAGAAAGAAGTGGCGAGGGTGaaaaagcaggagaggaggagaggggagagaaaaaggagtgAGAGGACTGAATGCCAGAGCCAGGAATCCAGATAACGCCATCTACATTGAGAAAATATTTACCTTTTCACCTCTGTAATGTTTTTGCAGGTTTGCGTTGTAAACTAAAGCACCTTCAATCCAAAGAATATTAGGAACCCTGCAGTGAAGTGCAGTAAAAATTTGCGCTCAGTATCCTAAATTATAGGGCGCCTTTGGACCTTGGTCAATAACACCAAATGCATTGCAAATTGTGGCATGTGGGTGGGCTATGTTTTGCACCATAAGTAGTGATATCAAATAGTAATAAGGGTGCATGAATGTTGTCCTTATTTATACACTAAGCAGCATGGTATCAAGGCTAAGTATGACTGGATAGCTCTCTTTGAAAATGCCTTCAGTATCGTTGTAATTTCATCACGTGACTCGAAGGCCAAGAAGTCAGCGGGTTTTCTTTCTTACACAACAAGCAGctgtggtgggtttttttttttttttttttatgttaaattagAAGCATCAGTGTTTGGTTCAACAACTGACCCCTTCTATAGCAGCACTGAGTAGCAGGCCCAATAGTTGAAGTTTGACAGGACTCAGGAAGAGTGAATGCACAAGATGAACTATGAACCTGATGTCACATTcctttttacaaaataaaatgtagaagTCTACAACCAGCTTGGCTCGTTGAGGCTCTACTTGGCCAAAGAAATGCTTTGAGATAAATACTACTACTAGCATGGTAACATTTGCTGATTAGCAATAAAAGACCAATTATACCTGAGGCTAATAGAAATGCCATTTGTCCACACCACAAGGAGTGGACAAATTGAAACCATCACCGGAGGGGAAAGATAGTTTTATTGCAACTTAATATCGCAACTCATCTTAAGAGGAACAACATTTCAGGGAAACTTATCCAATAGTGGTTGAgacatttcacacaaaacatTGGGGTGCTTGCGAAAAAGCAAAGTCACATGATCACTAAGGTCATGAATATCTGCACAACATTTTATGGACAATGTATAGGTATTATAGGTATTTAGATATTTGAgtctggaataaaaaaaatggtggaTAAACTGCTTAACATGACTACTGCTTCcatggccaacacacacacgctcacattcagacctctggacaatttagagtcaccagataacccaaacatgcaggtctaggatggtgggaggaaacccacgcagacacggggagaacatgcaaactctgcacagaaaggccccaggctgggggAGATAAACATTAATCTATATATGTAGATATGTTAGGACGAAAATGAAAATCCACCCAACCTGCCACTGGACCGGATGATACACCATAGCATTTCTGGTGCGGACACTATAAAGTCGGAAAAGCTGACTAATCTATGATATCATCTTCATATTGTAAGTAGTAAGTAGCCCTTTACATCATGTTCAGCAATCACAGAGGAATCCATCACACAGTAGGGCGAGATGCCAAGTTCGCCCGGTGACATCACACCAATAGTCCATAATGCCATAACCCAGTCACAAGACATGTTGTCTCTTGAGTAGCCAGTGACACTAATTCTTTGTCAGATGCAAAAGCCACCTTTGGTGTTATTTCCCTCTCCACCTGCTCGTATAAACCCAAAAATGGTCTCAACGAGCCCAAGCACATTCTCTGTCTGCTTTCAATGGACACGTTTGGAAATAGAGAAAGTTACTCTTAAACAAAGTACCGCTgaacaataaaatattattcatttttatgaaaaggACTTCACTTTGGATTGGACTTGTTACTTGCTTCAGCGGCGTTTGATGCTGGTGGAACATAAGCATGCTGAAGGAAATTTGTGCAGCTATCAATGTGTATCAGAGCATTTCTGAGCAAATGAAATTTAAtcaagaaatgtaaaaaaaaaaagatataaatgcACCTGAGGAGGATCAGTAGAATTAGACAATAGCCACTATTATCTTCAGTTCACAAGACTGTTGGGTCTCCATTTTGAATTTTATCATCAGAAACAAACCAAGTGTAAATAATTTGCCTTTCATAGCAGAGTCAAggcatttcatttccaaaacagCTCCGGATCTAATTATTTTACCCCGAAATTAGAACTGAGCTCACTTTAAAAGGTACAAAGGAATTCACTGTAAGCGtgtaattaattttatattactATTTACCTTTATGTCGGTTAATTATGATCTCTACAAATGTGTGTGCTACTCACagatacacccacacacacagactaccTTCACTATGTATAGAGAGTTGgtggttgaaaaaaaataaataaataaataaagtgtgaatTTTACACACATGAGTTCCTGTCCTAATCAAGGGCTTTCTCAACTCCTATCTGAAAGATACACATGACTGACTCCTTCAGCGGGATACCTACACACCgggggtgtgagtgtgtgatgagacagtgaatgtatgtgtgcttgCAGAAGCTCACCATCCCAGCAGTGGCGTGGTAAAGGATATTAGGCAGCAATTGCCAAAAGATTGCAAAAAGTGACATCCTTAATAGAGAAAGATTACTGTGTGCAACATCACTTTGATTTGAGCTGCATACATTTTCCTCACACAAGACAAGCTTCTGGACAGCTCTGCCCTCTGTGCCGTTACATTtccacatgcaaacacaaatgtatattACCATGTATATTTTTTGAAGCAAGCCAGAGATACAAATGTCCCATTCAACAAAAATATCGAACTTATTTGTTACACCTGTCCACTTTTTAATCTACTgatgatttctttgttttgttttgtttttataaaatgcTTAAAAGCATTAATTGTAACAACATATGTGTAACTGCTGTTTTAAGCGGCTTTTTTGACAATGAGACGCTGTCTGAGAAATATCATATGTAATGAATAAGTTCACTTTCACGCAAggtataattataaatattaagATACCCTTGGTTGTCcttcaaaatgaattcattgattatttggcattgtCTTCCACAGCAAATTGAACTCAGCTGAAATAATGTTCTCAGACAGAGTCAGCCCAAAGTTTTTGTTGCACTTTCAGTATTCGTCCTTTGATGCCTTAAAAGAAATACTGTTGCATATTGTGGTACACAATGTATAATTTGTCAGTCGCAAACGTATGGGCCAAATCATTTGGATAGTTAGAAAACACTCCCTAGAAGATTCACCGTTCATTTCCACCTCATTAATATAACAATCTGCATCAGAACAGCCTTCAGTACAGCCGGTGTCAAGTACAGTATCAAATCTGAGATTGTGCCAGGGGAGgagatgtcaaaataaaagtccccTGCCTCAGGTCAAAATATTCTCAAATCCCTGCGGTGGACTAT from Echeneis naucrates chromosome 20, fEcheNa1.1, whole genome shotgun sequence includes:
- the hnf4g gene encoding hepatocyte nuclear factor 4-gamma, which produces MKYLPAPQCKFLLDMEVANYCEGLDPSYSTLGFENAEVLCGGGDSMPTEPTLPGPDGVSSNCAICGDKATGKHYGASSCDGCKGFFRRSIRKSHVYTCRFSRQCVVDKDKRNQCRFCRLNKCFRAGMKKEAVQNERDRISSRRSMPDSQDLPTITILAQAESLSQQITAPVVVDDISEQKSATVGDVCDSMRQQLLVLVEWAKYIPTFGELPLDDQVSLLRAHAGEHLLLGVAKRSMPFKDSLLLGNGCVIHRNSSEPEICRVANRVLDELVQPFHNIQIDDNEYAALKAIVFFDPDAKSLRDPSKIKAMRLQVQMSLEDYINDRQYDSRGRFGELLLLLPTLQSITWQMIEHLQFIKFCGLAKIDNLLHEMLLGGLTSEPTHLHHPAHTQLAQDPVTGHTLVIGMPVTPHIASPDTPIPSPPQGPGTEMYKHYPQPLCPPASPSSSSQTDL